A region of Saccharococcus thermophilus DNA encodes the following proteins:
- a CDS encoding protein kinase domain-containing protein, which translates to MMSHTLRNHPCNLPQGTVITGKWHRHSYKLLKQLGSGANGVVYLAESKKGLVAVKLSDDHASVTSEVNILRRFSKVQGVALGPSLLDVDDWMNPFLHQTVPFYVMEYIKGESLPAFIRKHGKEWVIILLLQLLAALDQLHQEGWVFGDLKPENLLVSGPPPTIRLLDVGGTTLQGRAIKEFTELYDRGYWGLGSRKAEPSYDLFAVAMIMITVCSPVKLERKGDGRSQLLSIIQKDTILRKYENILLKAIDGKYKRASEMRQDILAAFHRSSRSHDQQPARHMKQASRRSQKRKRRKGKGVLETVLIAAVLLCVYAIYVYHQMLP; encoded by the coding sequence ATGATGAGTCATACTTTGAGGAATCATCCATGTAATCTTCCGCAGGGAACGGTCATTACGGGAAAATGGCATCGCCACTCCTATAAGTTGCTGAAACAGCTTGGCAGCGGGGCAAACGGAGTTGTTTATTTGGCGGAAAGCAAGAAAGGACTTGTTGCTGTAAAGCTTAGTGATGATCACGCATCGGTTACATCGGAAGTCAATATATTGCGCCGGTTTTCCAAGGTCCAGGGAGTTGCCCTTGGACCTTCTTTACTAGATGTCGATGATTGGATGAATCCTTTTTTACATCAAACCGTTCCATTTTATGTGATGGAATATATTAAAGGAGAAAGTCTTCCTGCTTTTATTCGTAAACATGGGAAAGAGTGGGTTATTATTCTTTTGTTGCAACTTTTAGCTGCCCTTGATCAGCTTCATCAGGAAGGATGGGTGTTTGGCGATTTGAAGCCGGAAAATTTACTCGTTTCCGGTCCACCTCCTACGATCCGGCTTCTCGATGTAGGGGGCACGACGTTGCAAGGGAGGGCGATTAAGGAATTCACAGAGCTTTACGATCGCGGTTACTGGGGACTGGGTTCTCGCAAGGCAGAGCCATCGTATGATTTATTCGCGGTGGCAATGATCATGATTACCGTTTGCAGCCCGGTGAAACTGGAGAGAAAAGGGGATGGACGAAGCCAGTTGTTGTCGATCATTCAGAAAGATACAATATTACGGAAATATGAGAACATATTGTTGAAGGCGATCGACGGCAAGTATAAGCGGGCATCTGAGATGAGGCAGGACATTTTAGCCGCTTTTCATCGTTCTTCTCGTTCCCATGATCAGCAGCCTGCCCGGCATATGAAACAGGCATCGCGCCGCAGCCAAAAGAGAAAGCGGCGCAAAGGAAAAGGAGTGCTAGAAACGGTATTAATTGCGGCTGTCCTTTTATGTGTTTACGCCATCTATGTGTATCATCAAATGCTCCCTTAA
- the spoIIE gene encoding stage II sporulation protein E — protein sequence MERVERRLMNRISEVSINDTQAALSRWVRHVKLRLGHLFIHKGFLLIIIGFLLGRALILSKLTPFALPFFAAVYMLRRDKAALAFIALLAGSLTLSFDTTLFVFAGVFGFLIVHAWIRKFFSESLKLVPFVVFCLSFSTKLAISYYWLGNKTLYEAAMALVEAGLGLVLTLIFIQSIPLLTVRKYKHALRAEEIISLIILLASMLTGMIGWTVYGLSLEHVMSRYLVLLFAFVAGATIGSTVGVVTGLILSLANVGNLYEMSLLAFAGLLGGLLKEGKKAGVSFGLLIATLLIGLYGNGKAELVPTIMESCFAVILFALTSRSITEKIAKHIPGTVEYTNEQQQYVRKIRDVTAQRVSQFSNVFQALANSFSAGGLSASDDYSEREIDYFLSDITEKTCQTCFKKEQCWSYNFDTTYEYMKQIMLEADAKTLPHNHKLLREWDRHCVKASKVVDLIEKDVMVYQANRKLRKQINESRKLVAEQLSGVSQVMEDFAKEIQKERENHYLQEEQIFHALQEFGIEVGHVDIYSLEKGNIDIEMSIPYCEGRGECEKLIAPMLSDILGETIVVKREECAVYPNGYCRVAFGSTKAFVVETGVAFAAKGGGLVSGDSYSMIELGSGKYAIAISDGMGNGERAHNESNETLRLLQKILQTGIDESIAIKSINSILSLRTTEDMYSTLDLAIIDLQDAVTKFLKIGSTPSFVKRGDKVMKIEASNLPIGIIKEVEFEIVSEQLKAGDLLIMMSDGVFEGPVHVENHDVWMKRRIAELKTNDPQEVADLIMEEVIRSRAGRIDDDMTVVVAKIKHNTPKWATIPAYMYTKKAQ from the coding sequence ATGGAAAGAGTAGAAAGAAGGTTGATGAATCGAATTTCGGAAGTGTCTATTAACGACACACAGGCAGCGTTGTCGCGCTGGGTGCGCCATGTGAAATTGCGGCTAGGACACTTATTTATTCATAAGGGGTTTCTTCTTATTATTATCGGCTTTTTGCTTGGACGAGCTCTTATTCTGTCAAAGCTAACTCCGTTTGCCTTACCGTTTTTCGCTGCTGTTTATATGTTGCGCCGCGATAAGGCTGCGTTAGCGTTTATTGCATTGCTGGCGGGTTCTCTTACTTTATCGTTTGATACAACGTTATTTGTATTTGCCGGAGTGTTTGGTTTTCTCATTGTCCATGCATGGATTCGGAAATTTTTTAGCGAGTCGTTAAAATTGGTGCCTTTTGTTGTTTTTTGTCTATCCTTTTCTACAAAATTAGCTATTTCGTATTATTGGTTAGGAAACAAAACGTTATACGAAGCCGCCATGGCGTTGGTGGAAGCTGGTTTAGGATTGGTGTTAACACTTATTTTTATCCAAAGCATTCCGCTGTTAACGGTGCGTAAATATAAACATGCGTTAAGGGCGGAAGAGATTATTTCGTTAATCATTTTACTGGCATCCATGCTAACGGGAATGATCGGATGGACGGTTTACGGACTTTCGCTCGAACATGTGATGTCGCGCTATCTTGTGTTGCTATTTGCGTTTGTGGCGGGAGCGACGATCGGTTCTACCGTGGGGGTGGTGACGGGGTTGATTTTAAGTTTAGCGAATGTCGGCAATTTATATGAAATGAGTTTGCTGGCATTTGCCGGACTTTTAGGAGGATTGTTAAAAGAAGGAAAGAAAGCAGGCGTGTCTTTCGGATTGCTGATTGCCACATTGTTAATTGGACTGTATGGGAACGGCAAAGCGGAGCTTGTGCCGACGATTATGGAATCATGTTTTGCCGTGATTCTCTTTGCTTTGACATCCCGCTCCATAACGGAAAAAATCGCAAAACATATTCCGGGCACAGTGGAATATACGAATGAACAGCAGCAATATGTCCGAAAAATCCGTGATGTGACGGCACAGCGAGTTTCCCAATTTTCAAATGTATTCCAGGCGCTGGCCAACAGCTTTTCCGCAGGAGGCTTGTCTGCTTCTGACGATTATAGCGAACGGGAGATTGACTACTTTTTAAGCGATATTACCGAAAAAACGTGCCAAACTTGTTTTAAGAAAGAGCAGTGCTGGTCGTACAACTTTGATACAACATATGAATATATGAAACAAATTATGCTAGAAGCGGATGCGAAAACGCTGCCACACAATCACAAACTATTGCGGGAATGGGACCGCCACTGCGTCAAAGCCAGCAAAGTAGTGGATCTCATTGAAAAAGACGTGATGGTGTATCAGGCGAATCGCAAACTGCGGAAACAAATCAACGAAAGCAGAAAATTGGTCGCTGAACAGCTGTCAGGGGTTTCGCAGGTAATGGAGGATTTTGCTAAGGAAATTCAGAAGGAGCGCGAAAATCATTATTTGCAGGAAGAACAAATTTTCCATGCTTTGCAGGAATTCGGAATCGAAGTCGGCCACGTCGATATTTATAGCCTTGAAAAAGGAAACATTGATATTGAAATGAGCATTCCGTATTGCGAAGGCCGTGGCGAATGTGAAAAGTTAATTGCGCCAATGCTATCGGATATTTTAGGAGAAACGATCGTTGTCAAACGGGAAGAATGTGCGGTATATCCGAATGGCTACTGCCGGGTGGCCTTTGGCTCGACGAAAGCGTTTGTGGTTGAAACAGGCGTGGCATTTGCGGCAAAAGGCGGCGGGCTGGTGTCGGGCGACAGCTATTCGATGATTGAGTTGGGAAGTGGAAAGTATGCGATTGCGATCAGCGACGGCATGGGAAATGGAGAGAGGGCGCATAACGAAAGCAACGAGACACTGCGCCTTTTGCAAAAAATTTTACAAACAGGGATTGATGAATCGATCGCCATTAAGTCGATTAACTCCATCCTATCCTTACGGACGACGGAAGATATGTATTCGACGCTCGACTTAGCGATTATCGACTTGCAAGACGCTGTGACGAAGTTTTTAAAAATTGGTTCCACCCCGAGTTTTGTCAAACGCGGCGATAAAGTCATGAAAATTGAAGCAAGCAATTTGCCAATCGGCATTATTAAAGAAGTAGAATTTGAAATTGTCAGTGAACAATTAAAAGCAGGCGATTTATTGATTATGATGAGCGACGGGGTATTTGAAGGGCCGGTGCATGTGGAAAATCACGACGTATGGATGAAACGGAGAATTGCAGAATTAAAAACGAACGACCCTCAGGAAGTAGCGGATTTAATCATGGAAGAAGTGATTCGCAGCCGTGCAGGAAGGATTGACGATGATATGACGGTAGTCGTCGCGAAAATTAAACATAATACGCCGAAATGGGCGACGATTCCGGCTTATATGTATACAAAAAAAGCACAATAA
- the ftsH gene encoding ATP-dependent zinc metalloprotease FtsH, whose protein sequence is MNRIFRNTIFYLLIFLVVIGVVSFFNGSNQRTEPMTYDAFITHLENGDVKSFSMKPERGVYEIKGQLKTYSEDQYFSTYVMNSDTVLNRIDAAAKRTRVEVLPADETSGWVTFFTSIIPFVIIFILFFFLLNQAQGGGSRVMNFGKSRARLYTDDKRKVRFRDVAGADEEKQELVEIVEFLKDPRKFVELGARIPKGVLLVGPPGTGKTLLARAVAGEAGVPFFSISGSDFVEMFVGVGASRVRDLFETAKKNAPCIIFIDEIDAVGRQRGAGLGGGHDEREQTLNQLLVEMDGFSGNEGIIIIAATNRPDILDPALLRPGRFDRQITVDRPDVKGREAVLRVHARNKPLDESVDLKTIAMRTPGFSGADLENLLNEAALVAARRNKKKIDMSDIDEATDRVIAGPAKKSRVISEKERRIVAFHEAGHTVIGMVLADAEMVHKVTIVPRGQAGGYAVMLPKEDRYFMTKQELMDKITGLLGGRVAEEIVFNEVSTGAHNDFQRATNIARRMVTEFGMSEKLGPLQFGQPSGQVFLGRDLHNEQNYSDKIAYEIDLEIQRIIKECYEKAKSILTQYRDKLDLIATTLLEVETLDAEQIKHLFEHGTLPNRDRGADSNNKDQGGNNDVKINIQKKEE, encoded by the coding sequence ATGAATCGGATCTTCCGAAATACAATATTTTATTTATTGATCTTTCTCGTTGTTATCGGTGTGGTCAGCTTCTTTAACGGAAGCAACCAGCGGACAGAGCCGATGACATACGATGCGTTTATTACTCATTTGGAAAATGGCGATGTAAAATCATTTTCCATGAAGCCGGAGCGCGGCGTATATGAAATAAAAGGGCAGCTGAAAACGTATAGCGAGGATCAATACTTTTCCACTTATGTCATGAACAGCGATACGGTGTTAAACCGTATTGACGCGGCAGCGAAGCGGACGCGAGTGGAAGTCTTGCCAGCGGACGAAACAAGTGGATGGGTCACTTTCTTCACTTCGATCATCCCATTTGTCATCATTTTTATCTTGTTTTTCTTCTTGCTGAATCAAGCGCAAGGCGGCGGCAGCCGGGTAATGAACTTCGGAAAAAGCCGAGCAAGGCTATATACGGACGATAAAAGAAAAGTTCGTTTCCGTGATGTCGCTGGTGCGGACGAAGAAAAACAAGAGCTCGTGGAAATTGTTGAATTTTTGAAAGATCCGCGCAAGTTCGTCGAACTTGGTGCCCGTATTCCAAAAGGGGTGCTGCTCGTAGGTCCTCCGGGAACGGGGAAAACGTTGCTTGCGCGTGCGGTTGCTGGAGAAGCAGGCGTGCCATTCTTCTCCATTAGCGGTTCGGATTTTGTGGAAATGTTCGTTGGTGTCGGTGCATCGCGTGTGCGTGACTTGTTTGAAACGGCGAAGAAAAATGCCCCATGTATCATTTTCATTGATGAAATTGATGCGGTTGGTCGTCAACGCGGTGCAGGGCTTGGCGGTGGACACGATGAACGCGAACAAACGCTCAACCAATTGCTTGTTGAGATGGATGGTTTCAGCGGCAATGAAGGAATTATCATTATCGCGGCAACCAACCGTCCAGACATTTTAGACCCGGCGCTGTTGCGCCCTGGACGCTTTGACCGGCAAATTACGGTAGACCGTCCAGACGTTAAAGGCCGTGAAGCAGTATTGCGTGTACATGCACGCAATAAGCCGCTTGATGAATCGGTCGACTTAAAAACGATTGCGATGCGTACACCAGGCTTTTCCGGCGCGGATTTGGAAAACTTGTTGAACGAGGCGGCTCTGGTGGCAGCGCGGCGGAACAAAAAGAAAATTGATATGAGCGATATTGATGAGGCGACAGACCGCGTCATTGCTGGACCGGCAAAGAAAAGCCGCGTCATTTCCGAAAAAGAGCGCCGCATTGTCGCGTTCCACGAAGCAGGGCATACCGTCATCGGCATGGTGCTTGCTGATGCGGAAATGGTGCATAAAGTAACGATCGTACCCCGCGGTCAGGCGGGCGGTTATGCGGTGATGCTTCCAAAAGAAGACCGCTATTTTATGACAAAACAAGAGCTAATGGATAAAATTACTGGCTTGTTAGGCGGACGCGTAGCGGAAGAAATCGTGTTTAATGAAGTCAGCACAGGCGCGCATAACGACTTTCAGCGCGCAACCAATATTGCCCGCCGCATGGTGACGGAATTTGGAATGAGCGAAAAACTCGGTCCGCTGCAGTTTGGCCAGCCGAGCGGGCAAGTATTTTTAGGCCGCGATTTGCATAACGAGCAAAATTATAGTGATAAAATTGCTTATGAAATTGATTTGGAAATTCAACGCATTATTAAAGAGTGTTACGAAAAGGCAAAAAGCATTTTAACGCAATATCGCGATAAATTGGATTTAATCGCTACAACATTGTTAGAAGTAGAGACGTTGGATGCCGAACAAATTAAACATTTGTTTGAGCACGGCACATTGCCAAACCGCGATAGAGGCGCTGACAGCAACAACAAAGACCAAGGCGGTAACAACGACGTTAAAATTAATATTCAAAAGAAAGAGGAGTAA
- a CDS encoding RNA-binding S4 domain-containing protein: protein MRLDKFLKVSRLIKRRTLAKEVADQGRITINGAVAKASSTVKIGDELTIQFGQKRLTVRVIDLKETTKKDEAANLYEVIREERIAPEIEDDEEI from the coding sequence ATGCGTTTAGATAAATTTTTAAAAGTTTCCCGTCTGATCAAGCGCCGCACACTCGCAAAGGAAGTAGCCGATCAAGGGCGGATTACGATTAATGGCGCCGTGGCGAAGGCAAGTTCCACGGTAAAAATAGGGGATGAATTAACGATTCAATTTGGGCAAAAACGGCTCACAGTAAGGGTGATTGATTTAAAAGAAACGACGAAAAAAGACGAGGCGGCCAATTTATATGAAGTGATCCGCGAAGAGCGAATCGCTCCGGAAATAGAGGATGATGAAGAAATCTAA
- the yabP gene encoding sporulation protein YabP: protein MSQHYDFGGNTNKGPVQEHDVIMRGRRLLDITGVKQVESFDNEEFLLETVMGFLSIRGQNLQMKNLDVDRGVVSIKGRIFDLVYLDDHQEKAKGFFSKLFK, encoded by the coding sequence ATGAGCCAACATTATGATTTTGGTGGAAATACAAATAAAGGTCCTGTCCAAGAACACGATGTGATTATGCGTGGAAGACGTCTCCTTGATATTACTGGGGTCAAACAGGTGGAAAGCTTTGATAATGAGGAATTTTTGCTCGAAACGGTAATGGGATTTTTATCGATTCGCGGACAAAATTTACAAATGAAAAATTTAGATGTCGATAGAGGTGTCGTTTCGATCAAGGGAAGAATTTTTGATCTCGTTTATTTAGACGACCATCAGGAGAAGGCTAAAGGATTCTTTAGCAAGTTGTTCAAATGA
- the hpt gene encoding hypoxanthine phosphoribosyltransferase, translated as MGMKDDIQKVLITEEQIQEKVKELGKILTEEYDGRFPLAVGVLKGAMPFMADLLKHIDTYLEMDFMDVSSYGNATVSSGEVKILKDLNTSVEGRDILIIEDIIDSGLTLSYLVDLFRYRKANSIKIVTLLDKPSGRKADIEADYAGFIVPDEFVVGYGLDYCEKYRNLPFIGVLKPEVYNK; from the coding sequence ATGGGGATGAAAGACGATATTCAAAAAGTACTGATTACGGAAGAGCAAATTCAAGAAAAGGTTAAGGAGTTAGGCAAAATTTTGACCGAGGAATATGATGGGCGTTTTCCGTTAGCGGTCGGCGTATTAAAAGGAGCCATGCCGTTTATGGCCGATTTGTTGAAGCATATTGATACATATTTAGAAATGGATTTTATGGATGTGTCCAGTTATGGAAACGCGACTGTATCATCCGGTGAAGTGAAAATTTTAAAGGATTTAAATACATCGGTGGAAGGGCGAGATATTTTAATTATCGAGGATATTATCGATAGCGGCTTGACGCTAAGCTACTTAGTGGACCTGTTCCGATACCGCAAAGCAAACTCGATTAAAATTGTGACGCTGCTAGACAAACCTTCCGGACGGAAAGCGGATATTGAAGCGGATTATGCTGGGTTTATTGTTCCTGATGAATTTGTTGTCGGCTATGGTTTAGATTACTGCGAAAAATACCGCAACCTTCCTTTTATCGGGGTGTTGAAGCCGGAAGTGTATAATAAATAA
- the tilS gene encoding tRNA lysidine(34) synthetase TilS → MIAEVYEFIEKHALLTRNATVIVGVSGGPDSLALLHFFWSMQKEWNITLIAAHVDHMFRGKQSEEDMHFVKHFCAARGIICEAKQIDVPAFQRRSKLGAQEAARHCRYRFFAEVMKKYQAQYLALGHHGDDQVETILMRLVRGSTSKGYAGIPAKRPFYGGYIIRPFLAVSRADIEAYCQQHQITPRHDASNDKEDYTRNRFRHHIIPLLKKENPRLHERFQLYSEMVMEDEEFLEELARDALNKVMEKQRDAVMLKIKPFLALAKPLQRRGLQLLLGDLYQDVPSSLTSIHIHNILTLLHRRRPSGRLDLPNGLKVIRSYDCCLFTFQEEKKDAGYTFELNIPAVLPLPNHHVIVSEFWEHYPKEQKGNDMFIIDPEAICLPLRVRTRRAGDRMTLKGMTGTKKVKEIFIEAKIPLHERERWPIVEDGQGNIIWIPKLKKSAFETTDVTKSRYIVLHYKEQ, encoded by the coding sequence ATGATCGCGGAAGTGTACGAGTTTATCGAAAAGCATGCCCTGCTTACCCGGAATGCGACAGTGATTGTCGGAGTATCAGGCGGTCCGGATTCGCTGGCGCTATTGCATTTTTTTTGGTCGATGCAAAAGGAATGGAATATCACATTAATCGCTGCCCATGTAGACCATATGTTTCGCGGCAAACAGTCTGAAGAAGATATGCATTTTGTGAAACATTTTTGCGCGGCGCGCGGTATTATATGTGAGGCGAAGCAAATCGATGTTCCGGCGTTCCAGCGTCGGTCGAAATTAGGCGCCCAAGAGGCAGCGCGTCATTGCCGCTATCGATTCTTTGCGGAAGTAATGAAAAAATATCAAGCGCAATATTTAGCTTTAGGCCATCATGGCGATGACCAAGTTGAAACCATTCTAATGCGGCTTGTGCGTGGCAGTACAAGCAAAGGCTATGCCGGCATTCCCGCCAAGCGACCATTTTATGGCGGATACATTATCCGTCCGTTTCTGGCGGTAAGCCGCGCGGATATTGAAGCGTACTGCCAGCAGCATCAAATTACACCACGCCATGACGCTAGCAATGATAAAGAAGACTATACGCGAAATCGATTTCGCCATCACATTATTCCATTGTTAAAAAAAGAAAATCCGCGCCTTCATGAACGGTTTCAACTGTATAGCGAAATGGTAATGGAAGATGAGGAGTTTTTAGAGGAATTAGCGAGGGATGCGCTGAATAAAGTAATGGAAAAACAACGCGATGCGGTGATGTTAAAAATCAAGCCGTTTCTAGCGCTAGCCAAACCTTTGCAACGAAGAGGGCTTCAGCTGTTGCTTGGCGATCTTTATCAAGACGTCCCTTCTTCTCTCACTTCGATACATATTCATAATATATTGACGCTTTTGCATCGCCGCCGTCCTTCGGGAAGGTTAGACTTGCCAAATGGCTTAAAGGTCATTCGTTCTTATGATTGCTGCTTGTTTACTTTTCAGGAAGAAAAAAAAGATGCAGGCTATACATTCGAATTAAACATTCCGGCTGTATTGCCCCTCCCGAATCATCATGTAATTGTTAGCGAATTTTGGGAACACTATCCGAAAGAGCAGAAAGGAAACGATATGTTTATTATCGATCCAGAGGCAATATGCCTCCCGTTGCGGGTGCGAACGCGCCGCGCGGGTGACCGGATGACGTTAAAAGGGATGACAGGAACAAAAAAAGTAAAAGAAATTTTCATTGAAGCGAAAATTCCGCTGCATGAAAGAGAGCGCTGGCCGATTGTCGAAGATGGGCAAGGAAATATTATATGGATTCCAAAACTAAAAAAATCAGCTTTTGAAACAACAGATGTTACCAAATCACGCTATATTGTATTACACTATAAAGAGCAATGA
- a CDS encoding S1 domain-containing RNA-binding protein, translated as MSIEVGSKLQGKVTGITKFGAFVELPEGVTGLVHISEVADNYVKDIHDHLKVGDIVYVKVINVEKDGKIGLSIKKAKDTPPSQRPRHKTNDRAAAESLEQKINRFLKESEDRLASLRRHMESKRGGRGARRG; from the coding sequence ATGTCAATTGAAGTAGGCAGCAAGTTACAAGGCAAAGTAACAGGGATTACGAAATTCGGGGCGTTTGTGGAGCTGCCAGAAGGTGTTACTGGGCTAGTTCATATTAGTGAGGTAGCAGATAATTACGTAAAAGATATTCACGATCATCTGAAGGTCGGAGATATCGTTTATGTTAAAGTAATTAATGTAGAGAAAGACGGAAAAATCGGTTTGTCGATTAAAAAAGCAAAAGATACGCCGCCTTCACAGCGTCCACGCCATAAAACAAACGACCGAGCCGCAGCGGAGAGCTTGGAACAAAAAATCAACCGTTTCCTAAAAGAAAGCGAAGACCGTTTGGCGTCGCTGAGACGTCATATGGAGTCGAAGCGGGGAGGTCGTGGAGCGAGACGTGGGTAA
- a CDS encoding FtsB family cell division protein, whose protein sequence is MSVPHKTNVTKLQSSYVSAQEEKKKKASKRRRIAVVRFTFFGTILALISSMFVYTMHSQTKDIEANLASKKQLEQKLDKLEKQKKQLKEEIKKLHDDGYIAELARKKYYLSKNGEIIFVTPEK, encoded by the coding sequence ATGAGTGTACCGCACAAAACGAATGTGACAAAATTACAATCTTCATACGTATCAGCGCAGGAGGAGAAAAAGAAGAAGGCGTCAAAAAGGCGGCGAATCGCCGTCGTCCGCTTTACTTTTTTTGGAACTATTTTAGCGCTAATCTCTTCGATGTTTGTTTATACGATGCATTCGCAAACGAAAGATATTGAAGCGAATTTAGCCAGCAAAAAGCAGCTTGAGCAAAAGTTAGACAAGCTGGAAAAACAAAAGAAGCAGCTGAAAGAGGAAATTAAAAAGCTGCATGACGATGGATACATCGCGGAATTGGCGCGAAAAAAATATTATTTATCCAAAAATGGGGAGATTATTTTCGTCACTCCGGAAAAGTAA
- the yabQ gene encoding spore cortex biosynthesis protein YabQ: protein MSLTTQLATMLAMIGMGGWLGVALDTYNRFLQRQDRSHWIVFINDILFWIVQSLIIFYVLLLVNQGELRFYIFLAILCGYAAYQSLFRKIYLKVLEWLIWFVTRLYQFFVQLCRYVIIRPIQLLLQILLALILFIGKMLLSLFRLSLRILHQLARLLFAPFRWMALIIWKITPPRWQRICTKIFAYLTGIIRQMKNMKDRIRTWISKWQK, encoded by the coding sequence ATGAGCCTAACGACACAGTTGGCGACCATGCTGGCGATGATCGGAATGGGAGGCTGGCTTGGCGTCGCATTGGATACGTATAACCGTTTTTTGCAGCGACAGGATCGCTCCCATTGGATTGTGTTTATCAATGATATTTTATTTTGGATCGTTCAAAGTTTAATCATTTTCTACGTGTTACTGCTCGTCAATCAAGGCGAGCTGCGCTTTTATATTTTCTTGGCGATTTTATGCGGTTATGCCGCTTATCAAAGTTTGTTTCGCAAGATCTATTTAAAAGTGCTAGAATGGCTGATTTGGTTTGTAACGAGGCTGTACCAATTTTTTGTCCAACTATGCCGTTATGTTATCATTCGTCCCATCCAACTGCTTTTGCAAATATTATTGGCTCTTATACTGTTTATAGGGAAAATGCTCCTTTCCCTTTTTCGTCTGTCCCTTCGTATTTTGCATCAACTGGCAAGGCTTTTGTTTGCCCCGTTTCGCTGGATGGCCTTGATCATTTGGAAGATCACTCCGCCACGTTGGCAAAGGATATGCACAAAAATTTTTGCCTATCTAACAGGAATTATTCGCCAGATGAAGAATATGAAAGATAGGATTAGAACATGGATATCAAAATGGCAAAAGTAA
- a CDS encoding VWA domain-containing protein — protein sequence MRKGTLRQILLITDGCSNHGEDPVAMAALAKEQGITVNVIGVLDQDTIDESGLREIEGIALSGGGISQVVYAKQLSQTVQMVTRKAMTQTLQGVVNKELKQILGSDVSLEDLPPEKRGQVMEVVDELGETVELEVLILIDTSGSMKTKLPTVKEALLDLSLSLNARTGDNRFAVFVFPGKRGDVEKIVDWTPRMEELSTVFPKLTSGGLTPTGPALREALAYFGRKRSLRSWIGDDESYFEESSM from the coding sequence ATGCGTAAAGGGACGTTAAGACAAATTTTGCTCATTACCGATGGTTGCTCCAATCATGGAGAAGATCCAGTTGCGATGGCCGCCCTGGCGAAAGAGCAGGGAATTACCGTGAACGTGATCGGTGTGCTCGATCAAGATACGATTGATGAAAGCGGATTGCGCGAAATTGAAGGGATTGCTTTGTCCGGTGGCGGGATTAGCCAAGTCGTGTATGCGAAACAGTTGTCACAGACGGTGCAAATGGTAACGCGAAAAGCGATGACGCAAACACTTCAAGGCGTCGTCAATAAAGAATTGAAGCAAATATTGGGTTCCGATGTGTCGCTTGAGGATTTGCCTCCAGAAAAGCGCGGCCAAGTGATGGAAGTAGTCGATGAACTTGGCGAGACAGTGGAATTAGAAGTTTTAATATTGATAGACACAAGCGGGAGTATGAAAACAAAACTCCCAACGGTGAAAGAGGCGCTGCTTGATTTATCGCTTAGTCTGAATGCGCGGACGGGAGATAATCGCTTTGCTGTATTTGTATTTCCAGGGAAACGGGGAGATGTGGAAAAAATTGTTGACTGGACGCCACGAATGGAAGAGCTGTCGACGGTATTTCCAAAACTAACATCGGGAGGATTGACGCCAACAGGGCCGGCCTTGCGTGAAGCATTAGCGTATTTCGGCAGAAAAAGATCATTAAGGAGCTGGATTGGCGATGATGAGTCATACTTTGAGGAATCATCCATGTAA